TGTCCGCCCAGCCCAGTGCATGGTCCACGCGCGCGGAGAACTCCGTGGCCTCCTGCTCGTTGCCCGGATCGATGTTGGTCTGGAACGCGAACTCGTGGTCGTTGACGTCCTCGAAGAACTGCGGCATGCCGAACAGCTGCGCGAACAGCGGCAGGTGAAAAGCGGCGTTGAAGGTGATCGAGGCCGCGTCAACCTCGCCGTAACGGAACTTGAAGTCCCAGCTCGTGTCGTCGGACTGGTCCCAGGTGAGCCGCGCGTTGAGGTTGTAGCCGCGATAGTCGTCGACGATGTCGTCGCGGTCGAGATAGGTGTTCTCGTAGAAGCCGTCGGTCGTGCGGTAATCGCCCTGCACGCGGAAGTTGACGCCTTCGGCCAGGGCGCTCTCCACGGCGCCGGAGTACAGCCAGGTGCTGTCGCCCGCGCCGCTCACCTTGAGGTAGCCGCCGGTATCGCCGCCGGGCTTGTCGGTGGTGATGATGATGGCGCCGGCCGCGGCGTTGCGTCCGTACAGCGCGCCCTGCGGCCCCTTGAGTATTTCGATCTGGCTAAGGTTCGCGTACTCGCGGTTCAGCGCCGCCGGATTGGTCATCAGCACGCCGTCGACGATCAGCGCATAGGAGTTCTCGGCATCGCGTGCGCCGTTGATACCGCGAATGTTCACCTGCGTGTCGCCGACCTCCGCCGTATCCACGATCGAAACGCCGGGCGTCATGTACACGAAGTCCTCGGCGCGCTGAATGCCCGAGCGCTCGATGTCCTCCGAGGTCAGGACCCGCACCGTGCCGGGCACGTCGCGCAGCGTTTCCTCGCGCTGCCGGGCGGTCACGATGATCTCCTCGATCGCGTCCTGCGCAGGCGCAACCGGCGACAGAAGCACCATGCCGAGCACGCAGAAAATCAGTTGTCTCACAGGGTTCGTGTTCATTCGCAACTCCGGGGTCTGAACGTTTGCCGGCATTCGCTCTATTGCCGGCTTGCTGAAGTCTGGAAGTTTAGGCTTCGGCGACGATTCCCGTCAATGCAATGCATTGGCAGCGGAGCATTGGCGGCGTGATAGATTAGCCGCCTTTCCGGCATCGCTTGGGGGCGACTATGGCAGAGGCGAAGACAGTTGTGGTTACCGGCGGCACGCGCGGCATCGGCAAGGGCATGGCGCGCGAGTTCCTCAAGCGCGGCCACCGGGTGGTCGTGTGCGGGCGCAGCGAGGACAGCGCCGCCGCTGCCGCCGCCGAACTGGCCGAACACGGCGAGGTGCTCGGCAGGGGCTGCGACGTGAGCGACTACGCCAGCGTGCAGGCCCTGTGGGACGCGGCTGTGATGCGTTTCGGCGCCGTCGACATCTGGATCAACAACGCCGGCATCAGCAATCGCCGCGCCAACGTGAATGACCTGCGGCCCGAAGAAATGGCGGAAGTCGTGAACACGAACCTGACCGGCTCCTTCAACGGCTGCCGGGTCGCGATCGACGGCATGCGGGAGCAGGAAAACGGCGGAGCCGTGTACGTGTTCGAAGGCTTCGGCAGCAACGGCATGACCGCGCCGGGACTCACGCCGTACGGCTCCACCAAGCGCGCGATCAGCTATATGGCGCAGTCGCTGGCCAAGGAGGTGCGCGGCAGCAACGTGATCGTGGGCGCGCTGAGCCCCGGCATCGTGATTACCGACATGTCGATGCTGGCTGGCGGGCGCGATACCGAGCGCGCGGCGCAGGCCCGCAAGATCTACAACATCCTGGGCGACAGGGTGGAGCGCGTCACGCCGTGGCTGGTGGAAAAGGTGCTGTCGAACCGCAAGAACGGGGCGGCGTTCCGCTGGCTGACCCGCCTGCGGTCCGTTGGCCGGTTCCTGTGCCCCGTCTACC
This portion of the Gammaproteobacteria bacterium genome encodes:
- a CDS encoding SDR family oxidoreductase, translated to MAEAKTVVVTGGTRGIGKGMAREFLKRGHRVVVCGRSEDSAAAAAAELAEHGEVLGRGCDVSDYASVQALWDAAVMRFGAVDIWINNAGISNRRANVNDLRPEEMAEVVNTNLTGSFNGCRVAIDGMREQENGGAVYVFEGFGSNGMTAPGLTPYGSTKRAISYMAQSLAKEVRGSNVIVGALSPGIVITDMSMLAGGRDTERAAQARKIYNILGDRVERVTPWLVEKVLSNRKNGAAFRWLTRLRSVGRFLCPVYHRRDVVSDYAPGA